A genomic segment from Chitinophaga flava encodes:
- a CDS encoding OmpA family protein has translation MKRLNALVAVALSVTMLFSCSTWQNMDNTKKGAAIGVGGGAAAGAVIGKVAGNTALGAIIGAALGGAGGALIGKKMDKQAQEIKNEVPNATVERVGEGINVTFDAGVLFGFDKSDLSPAAQTSVKQLADILNKYPDTNVRVEGHTDDKGTDAYNMGLSERRTNTVVNYLKSQGVAANRIQGFWYGKSQPKVPNDSDANRAKNRRVEFSIFANDKMKQDAKKEVGQ, from the coding sequence ATGAAAAGATTGAATGCCCTTGTAGCTGTGGCTTTATCCGTAACCATGTTGTTTAGCTGTTCAACCTGGCAGAACATGGACAATACAAAAAAAGGAGCTGCAATAGGTGTTGGCGGCGGTGCTGCTGCTGGTGCGGTAATAGGTAAAGTGGCAGGGAATACTGCATTAGGTGCTATTATCGGTGCTGCGCTTGGTGGTGCTGGCGGTGCTTTGATCGGTAAAAAAATGGACAAACAGGCACAGGAAATTAAAAACGAAGTGCCAAATGCAACAGTAGAACGTGTAGGTGAAGGTATCAATGTTACATTTGATGCAGGCGTGCTTTTCGGTTTCGACAAATCAGATTTGTCTCCGGCTGCACAAACCAGTGTAAAACAACTGGCTGATATCCTGAACAAATATCCTGATACTAACGTGCGTGTTGAAGGTCATACAGACGACAAAGGTACTGATGCTTACAACATGGGCCTGTCTGAAAGAAGAACTAACACGGTAGTAAATTATCTGAAATCTCAGGGTGTTGCTGCTAACCGTATCCAGGGCTTCTGGTATGGTAAGAGCCAGCCTAAAGTTCCCAACGATTCAGACGCTAACCGCGCTAAAAACCGCCGTGTAGAATTCTCCATCTTCGCTAACGACAAAATGAAACAGGACGCGAAGAAAGAAGTTGGTCAGTAA
- a CDS encoding AAA family ATPase yields MENTTSDIRQLNEKIHQASAFVDLLNMELGKVIVGQRYMVERLLIGLLAQGHVLLEGVPGLAKTLSIKSLSSAINAKFSRIQFTPDLLPADVIGTMIYNQQKNEFVVRKGPIFANFILADEINRAPAKVQSALLEAMQERQITIGDTTFKLDDPFLVLATQNPIEQEGTYTLPEAQVDRFMLKVVIGYPTKEEERHIIRQNLNPEATTPIRAVIQPSDILEARRLVREVYMDEKIEKYIIDIVFATRNPEEYKLQKLKPLISYGGSPRASINLALAAKAYAFMKRRGYVIPEDVRNICFDVMRHRVGLTYEAEAENVTSENILSEILNAVEVP; encoded by the coding sequence ATGGAAAATACAACGTCCGATATCCGGCAACTAAATGAAAAAATTCACCAGGCGAGTGCTTTTGTGGACCTCCTGAATATGGAGCTGGGCAAGGTAATCGTGGGACAGCGCTATATGGTGGAGAGATTGCTCATCGGCTTGCTGGCACAGGGACACGTACTGCTTGAAGGTGTGCCTGGTCTTGCAAAAACCTTGTCTATAAAATCGCTGTCATCCGCTATCAACGCTAAATTCAGCCGTATTCAGTTTACGCCTGACCTGTTGCCCGCGGACGTGATCGGTACTATGATCTACAATCAGCAGAAGAACGAGTTTGTAGTACGTAAAGGACCTATCTTCGCCAACTTCATCCTGGCAGATGAGATCAACCGCGCCCCTGCCAAAGTACAGAGCGCCCTGCTGGAAGCCATGCAGGAAAGGCAGATCACCATCGGTGACACTACTTTCAAACTGGACGATCCTTTCCTGGTACTGGCCACCCAGAACCCGATAGAACAGGAAGGTACCTATACCCTGCCTGAAGCTCAGGTAGACCGTTTCATGCTGAAAGTAGTGATCGGATATCCTACCAAGGAAGAAGAAAGACATATCATCCGCCAGAACCTCAACCCGGAAGCCACCACACCTATCCGTGCGGTGATACAGCCCTCCGATATCCTGGAAGCACGCAGACTGGTGAGGGAAGTGTATATGGATGAAAAAATCGAAAAATATATCATCGATATCGTTTTTGCTACCCGTAACCCGGAAGAATATAAGCTGCAGAAGCTGAAGCCATTGATTTCCTACGGAGGATCTCCAAGAGCCAGCATCAACCTGGCGCTGGCCGCCAAAGCCTATGCCTTCATGAAACGCAGAGGTTATGTGATTCCGGAAGACGTACGCAACATCTGCTTCGACGTAATGCGCCACCGTGTGGGACTGACTTATGAAGCAGAAGCAGAAAACGTTACCAGCGAAAACATCCTGAGCGAAATTCTTAACGCAGTAGAAGTGCCATAA
- a CDS encoding vWA domain-containing protein codes for MDFSAWKNIEFAHPVFFWLLLLIPVMIYWRTVRRQKAQGVMMVSSVEGLKGLPVSWKVRFRPVLLALRVLAYAALVTALARPQTSNTSENIDSEGIDIVMAVDISGSMLAEDLQPNRMEAAKKVAMDFVDKRISDRIGLVVFSGESFTQCPITTDHTVLKNQIIQVKSGMLQDGTAIGMGLATSVDRLRNSHAKSKVIILLTDGVNNTGLVDPLTALEIAKAFKIRVYTIGVGTIGKAPFPMPMADGSVQMVMQDVQIDEPLMKKISKETGGKYFRATNTSDLKSIYSEIDQLEKTKVEITSYKRYAEHFFPLAMLALACILLEIVLRYSVFRSLP; via the coding sequence ATGGATTTTTCAGCGTGGAAAAATATTGAATTTGCCCATCCGGTTTTCTTCTGGCTCTTACTGCTGATACCGGTGATGATATACTGGCGCACTGTCCGGCGGCAAAAGGCGCAGGGCGTGATGATGGTATCATCCGTGGAAGGCCTTAAAGGGCTGCCGGTATCCTGGAAAGTGCGTTTCCGGCCGGTATTGCTGGCCCTGCGGGTATTGGCATATGCAGCACTGGTGACAGCGCTGGCGCGGCCGCAGACCTCCAATACATCCGAGAATATTGATAGTGAAGGGATTGATATTGTAATGGCTGTGGACATCTCCGGCAGTATGCTGGCAGAAGACCTGCAGCCCAACAGGATGGAGGCCGCCAAAAAAGTGGCCATGGACTTCGTTGACAAACGTATCAGTGATCGTATCGGTCTGGTGGTGTTTTCCGGAGAAAGTTTTACGCAGTGTCCTATTACCACAGATCATACCGTATTGAAGAACCAGATCATACAGGTGAAAAGCGGTATGTTGCAGGATGGTACTGCCATCGGTATGGGATTGGCCACTTCAGTGGACCGTCTGCGTAACAGTCATGCTAAAAGCAAGGTGATCATCCTGCTGACAGATGGTGTTAATAACACCGGTCTTGTAGATCCGCTGACGGCCCTGGAAATAGCCAAAGCATTCAAAATCCGTGTATATACCATCGGGGTGGGCACTATCGGTAAAGCCCCCTTCCCCATGCCTATGGCGGATGGCAGTGTACAGATGGTGATGCAGGACGTACAGATTGATGAGCCGCTGATGAAAAAAATCTCCAAAGAAACAGGTGGTAAGTATTTCCGTGCTACCAATACATCAGATCTGAAAAGCATCTATAGTGAAATTGACCAGCTGGAGAAAACAAAAGTAGAGATCACTTCCTACAAACGTTATGCAGAGCATTTCTTCCCACTGGCAATGCTGGCCCTGGCCTGCATCCTGTTGGAAATTGTCCTGCGTTATTCTGTATTCAGAAGTTTACCATAA
- a CDS encoding mechanosensitive ion channel family protein, whose translation MNDFLNQVILDNSVRDYLILIGVLLFVSFIKRYVSKGVAAVLFRLVRHWSPQIEEKDFTNLLLRPLEYFLLLVTFMLTIDRFTFPQVLNVHIYNKATLQDITDTLLSLAFSMSIIWIMLRLIDFIALVLEKKAELTEDRTDKQFIIFFRDFFKAIVFIMGAIAFIRILFGPSLVEKIIAGLGIGAAALALAAKESIENLIGSFIIFFDKPFRVGDSVKVDAYQGTVEKIGLRSTRIRTLEKTFVTVPNKKMVDSILDNLSLRTQQRVAMRLELGSETPPDKLIKILDNIRSLLKSNTNILPGFTVNLNDFTKDTYIIQIIFNTYIIDGSQYAALRENVNLSIVKLLADHDVKLPTTSTNVTLNH comes from the coding sequence ATGAATGATTTCCTGAACCAGGTCATCCTGGACAATTCCGTTAGGGACTATCTTATTTTGATAGGCGTGCTGCTGTTTGTATCCTTTATCAAACGTTATGTGTCAAAGGGAGTAGCCGCCGTCCTGTTCCGCCTCGTCCGCCACTGGTCGCCACAGATTGAAGAAAAGGACTTTACTAACCTGTTACTGCGTCCACTGGAGTATTTCCTGCTGCTGGTCACTTTTATGCTGACCATCGACCGGTTTACCTTCCCACAGGTGCTCAATGTGCATATTTACAACAAAGCCACCCTGCAGGACATTACAGATACGCTGCTCAGCCTGGCTTTCAGCATGAGCATTATCTGGATCATGCTCCGTCTGATAGACTTCATCGCCCTGGTACTGGAGAAAAAGGCCGAACTCACGGAAGATAGGACTGACAAGCAGTTTATCATCTTTTTCCGGGACTTCTTCAAAGCCATCGTATTTATCATGGGGGCCATTGCCTTTATCAGGATCCTCTTCGGACCCTCTCTGGTAGAAAAGATCATCGCTGGTCTCGGTATCGGTGCGGCAGCCCTCGCCCTCGCTGCCAAAGAGAGCATCGAAAACCTGATCGGCTCTTTTATCATCTTCTTCGACAAGCCCTTCCGTGTAGGCGACAGCGTTAAGGTAGATGCTTACCAGGGCACTGTGGAAAAGATCGGTCTGCGCAGTACCCGTATCCGTACCCTGGAAAAAACCTTTGTCACCGTGCCCAACAAAAAGATGGTAGACAGCATTCTGGACAACCTGTCTCTCCGTACCCAACAAAGAGTGGCCATGCGCCTGGAACTGGGATCAGAGACACCACCCGATAAACTCATCAAAATACTGGACAATATCCGCAGCCTGCTGAAAAGCAATACCAACATATTGCCTGGCTTTACGGTCAACCTCAACGACTTCACCAAAGACACCTATATCATCCAGATCATCTTCAACACCTATATCATCGACGGCAGCCAATATGCGGCACTGAGAGAAAATGTCAACCTCTCTATCGTAAAACTGCTGGCCGACCATGATGTAAAACTGCCAACGACGTCAACAAACGTCACCCTGAACCACTGA
- a CDS encoding VanZ family protein, translating into MKAWKYFLPATLWIILILILCTLPGKDIPTNSFLERIHFDKFVHFGLFGGIVLFLSMGVYWHKKHISAFTLLLFVVVAAVYGFVIELIQKYWAVGRSFDLYDVLADTLGAAAGVIVFKIVLRLFYKQKS; encoded by the coding sequence ATGAAAGCCTGGAAATATTTCCTCCCTGCCACTTTATGGATCATCCTGATCCTTATTTTATGTACCCTGCCGGGTAAAGACATCCCCACTAACTCTTTTTTAGAACGGATACATTTCGATAAGTTCGTTCATTTCGGCCTCTTTGGTGGTATTGTGTTGTTTTTAAGCATGGGTGTGTACTGGCATAAAAAACACATCTCTGCCTTTACGCTGCTGCTGTTTGTAGTGGTAGCAGCCGTTTACGGATTTGTAATTGAACTGATACAGAAATACTGGGCGGTAGGCCGCAGTTTTGACTTGTATGATGTATTGGCTGATACGCTGGGAGCAGCGGCCGGGGTGATTGTATTCAAAATTGTACTTCGTCTTTTTTATAAACAGAAGTCATAA
- the rsgA gene encoding ribosome small subunit-dependent GTPase A, with protein sequence MQATVYKSTGSWYVVKTATGETFQARMKGIFKKNDDITSTNPIAVGDIVEIEPDDSDANAKNAMITAIGERRNYIVRSSPHGRNKKHIVAANLDQAMLICTIKEPRTSLGFIDRFLVTAAAYHIPAILVFNKKDIYKAREMELFEAIEALYTEIGYQVKLISATGKEGIEEIQAILKDKTTLMSGHSGVGKSSLINDLMPGLDLRTTAVSGWSGKGLHTTTFAEMYDLPGGGCLIDTPGVREFGIAEIEKTELSHYFLEMVPFLPQCQFNNCLHLNEPGCAVKAAVEAGDIDPERYVSYATILESIQEEQY encoded by the coding sequence TTGCAAGCAACAGTATATAAATCGACAGGCAGCTGGTATGTGGTGAAAACTGCCACAGGAGAAACATTTCAGGCCAGGATGAAAGGGATATTCAAAAAAAATGATGATATCACTTCCACCAATCCTATTGCGGTAGGCGATATTGTGGAGATTGAGCCCGATGACAGCGATGCCAATGCGAAAAACGCCATGATCACTGCGATCGGGGAACGGCGCAACTATATCGTGCGCAGCTCTCCCCATGGGCGTAATAAAAAACATATCGTGGCCGCCAATCTGGACCAGGCCATGCTGATCTGCACTATTAAAGAGCCACGTACCTCTCTGGGGTTCATTGACCGTTTTCTGGTAACGGCCGCAGCCTATCATATTCCGGCCATCCTGGTGTTCAACAAAAAAGACATCTACAAGGCGAGGGAAATGGAGCTGTTTGAGGCTATTGAGGCTTTATACACCGAAATAGGCTATCAGGTGAAGCTGATATCTGCTACCGGCAAAGAGGGTATTGAAGAGATTCAGGCCATCCTGAAAGACAAAACCACTTTGATGTCGGGTCACTCCGGCGTGGGTAAGTCATCGCTGATCAATGACCTGATGCCCGGGCTGGACCTGCGCACCACTGCTGTCAGCGGCTGGAGCGGTAAAGGGCTGCATACCACTACGTTTGCGGAAATGTACGACCTGCCGGGAGGTGGTTGTCTGATAGATACCCCCGGAGTACGTGAATTCGGTATTGCGGAGATTGAGAAGACGGAGCTGTCTCACTATTTCCTGGAGATGGTGCCCTTTCTACCGCAGTGTCAGTTCAACAACTGTCTGCATCTCAACGAGCCCGGGTGCGCTGTAAAAGCAGCCGTAGAAGCCGGAGACATTGACCCTGAGCGATATGTGAGCTATGCTACCATCCTGGAGAGCATCCAGGAAGAACAATACTGA
- a CDS encoding amidohydrolase family protein: MKQIKLKGKDLFDGSRFLGPGKVLIMDENGVVTGIVAENAAGEDVRELDGILCPGFVNSHCHLELSHMKGAVPEKTGLPSFLTRVMEGRNNGHNQTDAIAAAEEAMWESGIAAVGDICNSPATIPQKRHQRLYYHTFVECMGFVDHAAPTRYNYSLEVLQAFREISGPGHSASIVPHAPYSVSKTLFGLLAQTPHNTPLTIHNQECQAENELYNSKTGDFLRFFSHFGMDTSGFQAPGVNSLEAYLPYFSHNKILLVHNTYTSASDIRFAQQQPLEIWWCFCPQANLYIEDRLPNIPLFREAGCNITLGTDSLASNHQLSVWEEIKTIRAHYPEIPLEELLQWGTANGARALGIESRYGSFREGTQPGVVLINNEESKRII; the protein is encoded by the coding sequence TTGAAACAGATCAAATTAAAAGGAAAGGACCTCTTCGACGGCAGCCGTTTTCTAGGCCCCGGCAAGGTGCTGATCATGGATGAAAACGGCGTGGTGACCGGCATTGTAGCCGAAAATGCCGCCGGCGAAGACGTCCGGGAGCTGGACGGCATCCTATGCCCGGGATTCGTAAATTCCCACTGCCACCTGGAGCTGTCACATATGAAAGGCGCAGTCCCCGAAAAAACAGGACTTCCTTCTTTCCTCACCCGGGTAATGGAAGGCCGCAACAACGGCCACAACCAGACCGATGCCATCGCTGCGGCCGAAGAGGCCATGTGGGAATCCGGCATCGCGGCAGTGGGAGATATCTGCAACAGCCCGGCCACCATCCCGCAAAAACGCCACCAGCGCCTCTATTACCATACCTTCGTGGAATGTATGGGATTTGTGGACCACGCCGCCCCAACCCGTTACAACTACAGCCTGGAAGTATTACAGGCCTTCCGTGAGATTAGCGGACCGGGACACAGCGCCTCCATCGTGCCACATGCTCCTTATTCTGTCAGCAAAACCTTATTCGGCCTTCTGGCCCAAACACCACACAATACCCCCCTGACCATCCACAACCAGGAATGCCAGGCGGAAAACGAGCTGTATAACAGCAAAACTGGCGACTTCCTCCGCTTCTTCAGCCACTTCGGTATGGATACCAGCGGATTCCAGGCTCCAGGCGTCAACAGCCTCGAAGCCTATCTGCCCTACTTCTCCCATAACAAAATATTACTCGTACATAATACCTATACCAGCGCCAGCGATATCCGGTTTGCCCAACAGCAGCCCCTGGAAATATGGTGGTGCTTCTGTCCGCAGGCCAACCTGTATATAGAAGACCGGTTGCCGAACATTCCCCTCTTCCGGGAAGCAGGATGTAATATCACACTGGGCACCGACAGCCTGGCGTCCAACCATCAGCTGTCTGTCTGGGAGGAAATAAAAACCATCCGGGCACATTATCCTGAAATACCGCTGGAAGAGCTCCTGCAGTGGGGCACAGCCAACGGTGCCAGAGCACTCGGCATCGAAAGCCGCTACGGTAGTTTCCGGGAAGGAACCCAACCCGGTGTAGTACTGATCAACAACGAAGAAAGTAAACGAATTATCTAG
- a CDS encoding peptidylprolyl isomerase → MKKTLLLCTLLLTFATFAMAKNRKVKVITPYGTMVVRLYDQTPKHRNNFLKLSRQHFYDSTLFHRVIKQFMIQGGDPDSKHAKPGAALGNGDVGYTIPAEFQLDLFHRKGALAAARDNNPAKASSGCQFYIVQGKVFTDEQLDQLEKTRLGGRKIPVDQREIYKTQGGSPHLDQNYTVFGQVIKGLDVIDKIAAVKTDSLNRPLQDVPMKVRVIRKWLFF, encoded by the coding sequence ATGAAAAAAACGCTACTCCTCTGTACCTTGCTGCTAACCTTTGCCACCTTTGCCATGGCCAAAAACAGGAAGGTAAAAGTGATCACTCCCTATGGCACCATGGTGGTACGCCTGTATGACCAGACGCCTAAACACCGGAACAACTTCCTGAAGTTAAGCCGGCAGCACTTTTACGATAGTACACTGTTTCACCGGGTGATCAAACAGTTTATGATTCAGGGTGGCGATCCGGATTCCAAACACGCCAAACCCGGCGCAGCATTGGGTAACGGAGATGTAGGGTATACCATCCCGGCGGAGTTCCAGCTGGACCTCTTTCATCGCAAAGGCGCGCTGGCAGCGGCCCGCGACAACAACCCTGCCAAGGCTTCTTCCGGTTGCCAGTTTTATATCGTACAAGGTAAGGTGTTCACCGATGAGCAGCTGGACCAGCTGGAGAAAACAAGACTGGGTGGTCGCAAGATCCCGGTAGACCAGCGTGAGATATACAAAACACAAGGAGGCTCACCACATCTTGACCAAAACTACACCGTTTTTGGCCAGGTGATCAAAGGCCTGGATGTGATAGACAAGATCGCAGCAGTGAAAACAGACAGCCTGAACAGACCACTGCAGGACGTCCCCATGAAAGTGCGCGTTATCAGAAAGTGGCTTTTTTTCTGA
- a CDS encoding MerR family transcriptional regulator, producing the protein MQQLNLFSSPGTPHPVTEIVGGAVKAKVKKTIAAPIQPGKKRGRKSLKEASEEPDLIMELDKLVLDKQYYSISEVAAMFKVNTSLIRYWENEFDILQPKKNRKGDRLFRQEDIHHLKLIYHLLRERKYTIEGAKQKLKEDLKLAARNFEMVQALLKVRGFLTELKDQL; encoded by the coding sequence ATGCAACAGTTAAACCTCTTTTCCTCACCTGGAACTCCCCACCCGGTAACGGAGATTGTGGGAGGTGCTGTAAAAGCAAAAGTGAAAAAGACCATAGCTGCTCCCATACAGCCTGGTAAAAAACGGGGACGTAAATCATTGAAAGAAGCATCAGAGGAGCCAGACTTGATTATGGAGCTGGATAAATTAGTACTAGACAAACAATATTATTCTATCAGTGAAGTAGCTGCTATGTTCAAAGTAAATACTTCCCTGATACGCTATTGGGAAAACGAATTCGATATTCTTCAACCCAAAAAGAACAGAAAAGGAGACCGGCTTTTCCGTCAGGAAGATATCCATCACCTGAAACTGATCTACCACCTCCTGCGTGAAAGAAAGTACACCATTGAAGGCGCCAAACAAAAACTGAAGGAAGATCTGAAACTGGCCGCCCGTAATTTCGAAATGGTACAAGCTTTGCTTAAAGTACGGGGTTTTTTGACCGAATTGAAAGATCAATTATAA
- a CDS encoding DUF58 domain-containing protein, which produces MILETAEILKKVRQIEIKTKGLTNHIFAGEYHSAFKGRGMSFSEVRDYHFGDDVRSIDWNVTARFNHPFVKVFEEERELTVMLLVDMSESSSFGTQKRDKRELITELCAVLAFSAIKNNDKVGVIFFSDGMERYIPPKKGKSHILFIIRELLSFTPKRKGTNIKETLRFFNNATKKRSIVFLLSDFLSGNYQDALNIAAKRHDVVGIQVYDQRDRELPPVGLIQVADAETGATQWIDTADRRVRQYYEYQFAQHAQYCKNAFMKSGAELMSIRTDEDYVKALQTFFLNRA; this is translated from the coding sequence ATGATATTGGAGACTGCCGAAATATTAAAGAAGGTAAGACAGATCGAAATCAAGACCAAAGGGCTTACCAACCATATTTTCGCAGGCGAATACCATTCCGCCTTCAAAGGCCGTGGTATGTCGTTCAGCGAAGTAAGGGACTATCACTTTGGAGATGACGTACGGTCTATCGACTGGAACGTGACAGCGCGTTTTAATCACCCGTTTGTAAAGGTCTTCGAAGAAGAACGGGAGCTGACAGTGATGCTGCTGGTAGATATGAGTGAAAGCTCTTCCTTCGGTACCCAAAAACGGGACAAACGGGAGCTGATCACAGAACTATGTGCTGTGCTGGCTTTTTCCGCCATCAAAAACAATGATAAGGTAGGCGTTATTTTCTTCAGCGACGGCATGGAGAGATATATACCTCCGAAAAAAGGTAAATCACATATCCTGTTCATTATCCGTGAGCTACTATCGTTCACGCCTAAACGAAAAGGTACCAATATCAAGGAAACACTGCGTTTTTTCAATAACGCAACCAAAAAACGCAGTATCGTGTTTCTGCTGAGCGACTTCCTGTCCGGCAACTACCAGGATGCCCTGAACATTGCTGCCAAAAGGCATGATGTGGTAGGGATACAGGTATATGACCAGCGTGACAGGGAACTGCCGCCGGTAGGGCTTATCCAGGTAGCAGATGCCGAAACAGGCGCCACACAATGGATAGACACCGCCGACCGCCGGGTTAGACAGTACTATGAGTACCAGTTTGCACAGCACGCACAATATTGCAAAAATGCCTTTATGAAAAGTGGTGCTGAGCTGATGAGTATCCGTACAGATGAAGACTACGTAAAAGCGTTGCAAACATTTTTCCTGAACAGGGCATAA
- a CDS encoding thioredoxin family protein — translation MRLKTLLLGGGLLFSTMAWAQNGNDKVMKGKIEMKALMQDPSTDWFYKGVNKYQPNDNMLNYIKANRSNYNLVVVMGTWDETSRKVVPELFKVMITAGSPEDQVLMFGADQRLQTDAPTDYRVKKLPTVIVFRDGAEVGRISGAPKESIEGDLSRILLDSSKKEQ, via the coding sequence ATGCGATTGAAAACATTACTCCTGGGAGGTGGCCTGCTTTTTTCAACAATGGCCTGGGCACAGAATGGTAACGATAAAGTGATGAAAGGCAAAATCGAAATGAAAGCACTGATGCAGGACCCGTCTACCGACTGGTTTTACAAAGGTGTCAACAAGTACCAGCCCAACGATAATATGCTCAACTACATCAAAGCTAACCGCAGCAATTATAACCTGGTAGTAGTGATGGGCACCTGGGACGAAACCAGCCGCAAGGTGGTTCCCGAACTGTTCAAAGTAATGATCACCGCCGGCAGCCCGGAAGATCAGGTACTCATGTTTGGCGCTGATCAAAGACTTCAGACAGATGCTCCTACTGACTATAGAGTAAAAAAGCTGCCTACCGTGATCGTTTTCAGGGATGGTGCTGAAGTAGGTCGTATCTCCGGCGCTCCTAAAGAGTCTATCGAAGGTGATCTCTCCCGCATTTTGCTGGATAGCTCCAAGAAAGAACAATGA
- the gcvH gene encoding glycine cleavage system protein GcvH, whose product MNFPSNLRYTKDHEWVLLEGNVATVGITEFAQRELGDIVFVDIPTIGKTLGAEEVFGTVEAVKTVSDLFLPVAGTLNQFNAELESEPELVNSDPYGEGWMVKMTVKNAADVAALLTADQYKALVAE is encoded by the coding sequence ATGAATTTTCCGTCAAACCTTCGTTACACTAAAGATCACGAATGGGTTTTATTAGAAGGCAACGTAGCTACTGTTGGTATTACTGAGTTTGCACAACGCGAATTAGGAGATATCGTATTCGTTGACATTCCTACAATTGGTAAGACCTTAGGCGCTGAAGAAGTTTTCGGAACTGTAGAAGCGGTAAAAACTGTTTCTGATCTTTTCCTGCCTGTTGCAGGCACCCTCAATCAGTTTAATGCTGAACTGGAATCTGAGCCTGAACTGGTTAACTCTGACCCATACGGCGAAGGCTGGATGGTTAAAATGACCGTAAAAAACGCTGCTGACGTAGCTGCGCTGCTGACTGCAGATCAATACAAGGCGCTGGTAGCTGAATAA
- the prfA gene encoding peptide chain release factor 1, with the protein MIDKLEAIKGRFEQVALALTNPEVVSDNKKFGQLSKEYRQLEKIVKAYDAYRNLLDNIDFNKEVLDSGDEEMRELAKAETEALQEQKVAQEETIRNLLIPKDPQDEKNAILEIRAGTGGDEASLFAGDLMRMYLRFCELKGWSTNLLNENAGSAGGFKEVVIEVSGDDVYGTLKFESGVHRVQRVPATEASGRVHTSAATVAVLPEAEEVDVDVREADIKMDTFRSSGAGGQHVNKTESAVRLTHIPTGVVVECQEGRSQHSNREIAMKMLRTRIYEAAVRKHEDAIASQRKSLVSTGDRSAKIRTYNYPQGRVTDHRIGMTVYNLDAFMNGEIKDMVDALQFAENAEKLKQGN; encoded by the coding sequence ATGATAGACAAACTGGAAGCTATAAAAGGCCGTTTTGAACAGGTAGCGCTGGCCCTTACCAACCCTGAGGTGGTAAGTGACAACAAAAAGTTTGGCCAGCTGAGTAAGGAATACCGCCAGCTGGAAAAGATCGTGAAGGCTTACGACGCCTACCGGAATCTGCTGGACAATATCGACTTTAACAAGGAGGTACTGGACAGTGGTGACGAGGAGATGCGGGAGCTGGCCAAGGCTGAGACCGAAGCCCTGCAGGAGCAGAAAGTGGCGCAGGAAGAAACGATTCGTAACCTGCTGATACCAAAAGATCCACAGGATGAGAAAAACGCCATCCTTGAAATACGTGCCGGTACCGGTGGTGATGAGGCCAGCCTCTTTGCCGGCGACCTGATGCGTATGTACCTGCGTTTCTGTGAGCTGAAAGGCTGGAGCACCAACCTGCTGAATGAAAACGCTGGTTCTGCCGGCGGTTTTAAAGAGGTGGTGATAGAAGTGAGCGGTGATGATGTATACGGTACCCTGAAGTTTGAATCAGGCGTACACCGTGTACAGCGTGTACCTGCTACAGAAGCCTCCGGCCGTGTGCATACCTCTGCTGCTACTGTAGCGGTACTGCCTGAAGCCGAAGAGGTAGACGTAGACGTAAGAGAGGCTGATATTAAAATGGACACCTTCCGGTCTTCCGGTGCAGGTGGTCAGCACGTAAACAAAACCGAATCTGCCGTAAGGCTTACCCACATTCCTACCGGTGTAGTAGTGGAATGTCAGGAAGGCCGTAGCCAGCACTCCAACCGGGAAATCGCCATGAAAATGCTGCGTACCCGTATCTATGAGGCGGCAGTACGTAAACATGAAGATGCTATCGCTTCCCAGCGTAAGAGCCTTGTGTCTACCGGCGACCGTTCCGCAAAAATCCGTACTTATAACTATCCGCAGGGCCGTGTAACAGATCACCGTATAGGCATGACCGTTTATAACCTCGATGCCTTCATGAACGGAGAGATCAAAGACATGGTAGATGCGCTGCAGTTTGCTGAAAACGCAGAGAAACTGAAGCAGGGTAATTAA